In the Thauera sedimentorum genome, one interval contains:
- a CDS encoding cell division protein FtsQ/DivIB, producing the protein MAELARSRLASSRSAAKGAQGGRARESTGLWNRPALLNLLADLLMLFAALGLTWVVVSWFLSRPFFPLREVVLLSPPAQVTTAQLEYVARAAIRGNFFTVDLDQVRADFEKLPWVRRAEVRRRWPDVLELRLQEHQAVAYWTSTDGSDTRLVNRQGEVFVAASNASMPGFSGPQGSAAYMLARYEAFAGLLAPLGRQLVGVVLSAREAWQLRLDNDMVIVLGREQDKAPLEERLARFVAAWPQTQEGIGVQVAVADLRYPSGFALTPADTLAMKGKK; encoded by the coding sequence TTGGCTGAACTGGCTCGCAGCCGCCTCGCTTCTTCCCGCAGCGCCGCCAAGGGCGCGCAGGGGGGGCGTGCGCGCGAGTCTACCGGCCTCTGGAACCGGCCGGCGCTGCTCAACCTGCTGGCCGACCTGCTGATGCTGTTTGCGGCGCTGGGGCTGACCTGGGTGGTGGTGAGCTGGTTCCTGTCGCGCCCCTTCTTCCCGCTGCGCGAGGTGGTGCTGCTGTCGCCGCCGGCGCAGGTCACCACCGCCCAGCTCGAATACGTGGCGCGGGCGGCAATTCGCGGCAACTTCTTCACGGTGGATCTCGATCAGGTGCGCGCCGACTTCGAGAAGCTCCCCTGGGTGCGCCGCGCGGAAGTGCGCCGGCGCTGGCCCGACGTGCTGGAACTGCGCCTGCAGGAGCATCAGGCGGTAGCCTACTGGACCTCCACCGACGGCAGCGACACCCGCCTGGTCAATCGTCAGGGCGAGGTCTTCGTGGCCGCGAGCAACGCGTCCATGCCCGGCTTCTCCGGGCCGCAGGGCTCGGCGGCCTACATGCTGGCCCGCTATGAGGCCTTTGCCGGGCTGCTGGCGCCGCTGGGCCGGCAGCTGGTCGGCGTGGTGCTGTCGGCGCGCGAGGCCTGGCAGCTGCGCCTGGACAACGACATGGTGATCGTGCTCGGTCGCGAGCAGGACAAGGCGCCGCTCGAGGAGCGGCTGGCGCGTTTCGTCGCGGCCTGGCCGCAGACGCAGGAAGGCATAGGCGTACAGGTGGCGGTGGCCGACCTACGCTACCCGAGCGGGTTCGCCCTCACCCCGGCGGACACCCTGGCTATGAAAGGCAAGAAATGA
- the murG gene encoding undecaprenyldiphospho-muramoylpentapeptide beta-N-acetylglucosaminyltransferase gives MKTLLVMAGGTGGHIFPGIAVAEVLRAKGWRIVWMGNPEGMEARLVPARGYDTAWVRFGALRGKGLMRKLMLPVNLLAGFLQALRELRRVRPDVVLGMGGYITFPGGMMAALTGRPLVLHEQNSVAGLANRVLAGVADRVLSGFPRVLKKARWVGNPVREDIAAAAAPAERFAGREGPLRILVVGGSLGASVLNVTVPQALARIPAGERPLVTHQAGEKQIDALRAAYRDAGVDGELLPFIDDMAARYAAADLVICRAGALTVAELAAVGAASLLVPFPHAVDDHQTGNAQFLSEHGAAFLLPQGELNADKLAGILAGLTRERLLEMAGKARELAKPQAALDVAAECERLAEGQR, from the coding sequence ATGAAGACGCTCCTGGTGATGGCCGGCGGCACTGGCGGACACATCTTCCCGGGCATCGCGGTGGCCGAAGTGCTGCGCGCCAAGGGCTGGCGCATCGTGTGGATGGGCAACCCGGAAGGCATGGAGGCGCGGCTGGTCCCGGCGCGCGGCTACGACACTGCCTGGGTGCGCTTCGGCGCGCTGCGCGGCAAGGGCCTGATGCGCAAGCTGATGCTGCCGGTGAATCTGCTCGCCGGCTTCTTGCAGGCGCTGCGCGAACTGCGCCGTGTCCGGCCCGACGTGGTGCTGGGCATGGGCGGCTACATCACCTTCCCGGGCGGCATGATGGCCGCGCTCACCGGGCGCCCCCTGGTGCTGCACGAGCAGAACTCGGTGGCGGGGCTCGCCAACCGCGTGCTGGCCGGCGTGGCCGATCGCGTGCTCTCGGGCTTTCCGCGCGTGCTGAAGAAGGCGCGCTGGGTGGGTAATCCGGTGCGCGAGGACATTGCGGCGGCGGCCGCGCCCGCCGAGCGCTTCGCCGGACGCGAGGGGCCGCTGCGCATACTCGTGGTCGGCGGCAGCCTGGGCGCCTCGGTGCTCAACGTCACCGTACCGCAGGCGCTGGCGCGTATCCCGGCCGGGGAGCGTCCGCTGGTCACCCACCAGGCCGGCGAGAAGCAGATCGACGCCCTGCGCGCCGCCTATCGCGATGCCGGCGTGGACGGCGAACTGCTGCCCTTCATCGACGACATGGCGGCGCGCTACGCAGCGGCGGATCTGGTGATCTGCCGCGCCGGTGCGCTCACCGTGGCCGAACTCGCGGCGGTCGGCGCGGCCAGCCTGCTGGTGCCTTTCCCGCATGCGGTGGACGACCACCAGACCGGCAACGCGCAGTTTCTGTCGGAACACGGCGCGGCCTTCCTGCTGCCGCAGGGCGAACTGAACGCAGACAAACTGGCCGGCATCCTCGCCGGCCTGACCCGCGAACGCCTGCTGGAGATGGCCGGCAAGGCGCGCGAACTGGCTAAACCGCAGGCGGCCCTCGATGTGGCCGCCGAATGCGAGCGACTGGCGGAGGGCCAGCGATGA
- the murC gene encoding UDP-N-acetylmuramate--L-alanine ligase yields the protein MKHKVKHIHFVGIGGAGMSGIAEVLVNQGFTVSGSDLGDSATTRRLQAMGARVVKGHDAANIDAADVVVTSTAVKGDNPEVIAARARSIPVVPRAQMLAELMRFQRGIAIAGTHGKTTTTSLVASILAEGGMDPTFVIGGRLNAAGANARLGKGDFLVAEADESDASFLMLNPVISVVTNIDADHMDTYGHDFARLKQAFVDFLQHLPFYGVAVLCEDDPHVRSIMPLVSKQIVRYGLSESANIRAENIRADGGRMLFDAVRVNGTTSRLPIVLNLPGMHNVLNALAAIAVATEVQVPDAAIIKALAEFNGVGRRFQRYGEVALSDAQGQPRGSFTLVDDYGHHPVEMAATIAAARGAFPGRRLVLAFQPHRYTRTRDCFEDFVKVLSSVDALLLAEVYAAGETPIVAADGRALARALRVAGKVEPVFVEDIAEMPQAIVVAAQDGDVVITMGAGSIGAVPGKLSSEGSEA from the coding sequence ATGAAACACAAGGTCAAGCACATCCACTTCGTCGGCATCGGCGGCGCGGGCATGAGCGGCATCGCCGAGGTGCTGGTGAACCAGGGCTTCACGGTGAGCGGCTCCGACCTGGGCGACAGCGCCACCACCCGCCGCCTGCAGGCGATGGGCGCGCGCGTGGTGAAAGGGCACGACGCGGCGAACATCGACGCCGCCGACGTGGTGGTCACCTCGACCGCGGTCAAGGGCGACAACCCGGAAGTGATCGCCGCGCGCGCGCGCAGCATCCCGGTGGTGCCGCGCGCGCAGATGCTCGCGGAGCTGATGCGCTTCCAGCGCGGTATCGCCATCGCCGGCACCCACGGCAAGACCACCACCACCTCCCTGGTGGCCAGCATCCTCGCCGAAGGCGGCATGGACCCCACCTTCGTCATCGGCGGGCGGCTGAACGCGGCCGGTGCCAACGCGCGCCTGGGCAAGGGCGACTTCCTGGTGGCCGAGGCCGACGAGTCGGACGCCTCCTTCCTGATGCTCAATCCGGTGATCTCGGTGGTGACCAACATCGACGCCGACCACATGGACACCTACGGGCACGACTTCGCCCGGCTCAAGCAGGCCTTCGTGGATTTCCTCCAGCACCTGCCCTTCTACGGCGTGGCGGTGCTGTGCGAGGACGACCCGCACGTGCGCTCCATCATGCCGCTGGTGTCCAAGCAGATCGTGCGCTACGGCCTGTCGGAGAGCGCCAACATCCGCGCCGAGAACATTCGCGCGGACGGCGGGCGCATGCTGTTCGACGCGGTGCGCGTCAACGGCACCACCAGCCGCCTGCCCATCGTGCTCAATCTGCCCGGCATGCACAACGTGCTCAACGCGCTGGCCGCCATCGCGGTGGCGACCGAGGTGCAGGTGCCGGACGCCGCGATCATCAAGGCGCTGGCGGAGTTCAACGGCGTGGGACGGCGCTTCCAGCGTTACGGCGAGGTCGCCCTCAGCGACGCGCAGGGGCAGCCGCGCGGCAGCTTCACCCTGGTCGACGACTACGGCCACCACCCGGTGGAGATGGCCGCCACCATCGCTGCGGCGCGTGGCGCCTTTCCGGGCCGCCGCCTGGTGCTGGCCTTCCAGCCGCACCGCTACACCCGCACGCGCGACTGCTTCGAGGATTTCGTCAAGGTGCTGTCCTCGGTGGATGCACTGTTGCTGGCCGAGGTCTATGCCGCCGGCGAGACGCCCATCGTGGCCGCCGACGGCCGGGCGCTCGCGCGCGCCCTGCGCGTGGCCGGCAAGGTGGAGCCGGTATTCGTCGAGGATATTGCGGAGATGCCGCAGGCGATTGTGGTCGCCGCCCAGGACGGCGATGTGGTGATCACCATGGGTGCCGGCTCCATCGGCGCGGTGCCCGGCAAACTGAGCAGTGAGGGGAGCGAGGCGTGA
- the murD gene encoding UDP-N-acetylmuramoyl-L-alanine--D-glutamate ligase, protein MSALAGKLVLVLGLGESGLAMARWCARQGACLRVADTRAEPPGVARLQGFAPGAALYTGAFADSLLDGVDLVALSPGLDPRGGVVAEARRRGLRVVGEMSLFAAALDELGARAATRILAITGTNGKTTTTALAAHLACAAGLDAVAAGNISPAPLDVLVDRLEAGKPLPACWVLELSSFQLEAAEGFAADAATVLNVTDDHLDRYAGLDEYAETKARIFAGNGVQVLNRQDQRVAAMARAGHRVFAFGIDAPNDATGFGIVEQDGQRWLVEGGTALLPLAELPIAGLHNAANALAALALCRAIGLPQAPLVAGLKTFRGLPHRVELVAERADGVLFYDDSKGTNVGATLAALEGLARPVVLIAGGDGKGQDFAPLREPVARYARAVLLIGRDAGRIAAALDGCGKPVEHFAALDEAVARANKVAQAGDVVLLSPACSSLDMFRNYAHRAEVFVAAARGLPQVAPR, encoded by the coding sequence ATGAGCGCACTCGCGGGCAAACTCGTACTGGTACTCGGGCTCGGCGAATCGGGCCTGGCGATGGCGCGCTGGTGCGCGCGCCAGGGTGCCTGCCTGCGCGTGGCCGATACCCGTGCCGAGCCGCCGGGCGTGGCCCGCCTGCAGGGCTTTGCTCCGGGTGCCGCCCTGTACACCGGCGCCTTCGCCGACAGCCTGCTCGACGGTGTCGACCTGGTCGCGCTCAGCCCCGGGCTGGACCCGCGCGGCGGCGTGGTGGCCGAGGCGCGTCGTCGTGGCCTGCGCGTGGTGGGCGAGATGAGCCTGTTCGCCGCGGCACTGGACGAACTCGGCGCCCGCGCCGCGACCCGCATCCTGGCGATCACCGGCACCAACGGCAAGACCACCACCACCGCGCTGGCCGCCCACCTGGCCTGCGCCGCCGGGCTGGATGCGGTGGCCGCCGGCAACATCAGCCCGGCGCCGCTGGACGTGCTGGTCGACCGCCTGGAAGCAGGCAAGCCGCTGCCAGCGTGCTGGGTGCTGGAGCTGTCGAGCTTCCAGCTCGAAGCCGCCGAGGGCTTTGCAGCCGACGCGGCGACCGTGCTCAACGTCACCGACGACCACCTCGACCGCTACGCCGGCCTCGACGAGTACGCGGAAACCAAGGCACGCATCTTTGCCGGCAACGGCGTCCAGGTGCTCAACCGCCAGGACCAGCGGGTTGCCGCGATGGCGCGCGCCGGGCATCGCGTGTTCGCCTTCGGCATCGATGCCCCGAACGACGCGACCGGCTTCGGCATCGTCGAGCAGGATGGACAACGCTGGCTGGTCGAAGGCGGTACCGCGCTGCTGCCGCTCGCCGAGCTGCCGATCGCCGGCCTGCACAACGCCGCCAATGCGCTCGCCGCGCTTGCCCTGTGCCGCGCCATCGGCCTGCCGCAGGCGCCGCTGGTCGCCGGGCTGAAGACCTTCCGCGGCCTGCCGCACCGGGTCGAACTGGTGGCCGAGCGTGCCGACGGCGTGCTGTTCTACGACGACTCCAAGGGCACCAACGTGGGCGCCACGCTGGCCGCGCTGGAGGGCCTGGCCCGGCCGGTGGTGCTGATCGCCGGCGGTGACGGCAAGGGGCAGGACTTCGCGCCCTTGCGCGAGCCGGTCGCGCGATACGCCCGCGCGGTGCTGCTGATCGGCCGCGATGCCGGCCGTATCGCCGCTGCGCTCGACGGCTGCGGCAAGCCGGTCGAGCACTTCGCCGCGCTGGACGAGGCGGTGGCGCGCGCCAACAAGGTCGCTCAAGCCGGCGACGTGGTGCTGCTCTCGCCGGCCTGCTCCAGCCTGGACATGTTCCGCAACTACGCGCACCGCGCCGAGGTGTTCGTCGCCGCGGCGCGCGGCCTGCCGCAGGTGGCTCCACGATGA
- the ftsA gene encoding cell division protein FtsA, with protein sequence MSKDYKDLIVGLDIGTAKITCIVAEARPDGRLDVVGLGTQATNGLKRGVVVNIEATVDAISRVIQEVELMADCKIRDVYTGIAGSHIKSFNSNGMVAIKDKEVTPMDLERVIEVARAMPIPAEQQILHILTQEFIIDGQGGVREPIGMSGVKLEVKVHIVTGAVSAAQNVIKCVRRCGLEVMDLILQPLASSYAVLTEDEKELGVCLVDIGGGTTDIAVFTQGAIRHTAVIPVAGDQITNDIAMALRTPTAEAEELKIRHGVAMHTLADPEEMIEVPGVGDRPPRKLSRQALADVIEPRVSELFELVQAELRRSGYEELLSSGIVLTGGSSVMNGMVELGEEVFHMPVRVGAPQYEGGLADVVCQPRYATAMGLLMEGVAQRRRGIQARETRSVRQVFGRMKAWFEKNF encoded by the coding sequence ATGAGCAAGGACTACAAGGATCTGATCGTCGGCCTGGACATCGGCACCGCCAAGATCACCTGCATCGTCGCCGAGGCGCGCCCCGACGGGCGGCTGGACGTGGTCGGGCTGGGCACCCAGGCGACCAACGGCCTCAAGCGCGGAGTGGTGGTGAACATCGAGGCCACGGTGGATGCGATCTCGCGCGTGATCCAGGAAGTCGAGCTGATGGCCGACTGCAAGATCCGCGACGTGTATACCGGCATCGCCGGCAGCCACATCAAGAGCTTCAACTCCAACGGCATGGTGGCGATCAAGGACAAGGAAGTCACCCCGATGGACCTCGAGCGGGTCATCGAGGTGGCGCGCGCGATGCCGATTCCCGCCGAGCAGCAGATTCTCCACATCCTCACCCAGGAATTCATCATCGACGGCCAGGGCGGCGTGCGCGAGCCGATCGGCATGAGCGGGGTGAAGCTCGAGGTGAAGGTGCACATCGTCACCGGCGCGGTCTCCGCGGCGCAGAACGTCATCAAGTGCGTGCGCCGCTGCGGGCTGGAAGTGATGGACCTGATCCTGCAACCGCTCGCCTCCAGCTACGCGGTGCTGACCGAGGACGAGAAGGAGCTGGGCGTGTGCCTGGTCGACATCGGCGGCGGCACCACCGACATCGCGGTGTTCACCCAGGGCGCCATCCGCCACACCGCGGTGATCCCGGTGGCCGGCGACCAGATCACCAACGACATCGCCATGGCGCTGCGCACCCCCACCGCGGAAGCCGAGGAATTGAAGATCCGCCACGGCGTGGCGATGCACACCCTGGCCGACCCGGAGGAGATGATCGAAGTACCCGGCGTGGGCGACCGCCCGCCGCGCAAGCTCTCGCGTCAGGCGCTGGCCGACGTGATCGAACCGCGCGTCTCCGAGCTCTTCGAGCTGGTGCAGGCCGAGCTGCGGCGCAGCGGCTACGAGGAGCTGCTGTCCTCGGGCATCGTGCTGACCGGCGGCTCCTCGGTGATGAACGGCATGGTCGAGCTGGGCGAGGAGGTGTTTCACATGCCGGTGCGCGTGGGCGCGCCGCAATACGAGGGCGGCCTGGCCGACGTGGTCTGCCAGCCGCGCTACGCCACCGCGATGGGTCTGCTGATGGAGGGCGTGGCCCAGCGCCGGCGCGGCATCCAGGCGCGCGAGACGCGCAGCGTGCGCCAGGTCTTCGGGCGCATGAAGGCATGGTTCGAGAAGAATTTCTGA
- the ftsZ gene encoding cell division protein FtsZ has product MFEIVEKVPTGTVIKVIGVGGAGGNAVDHMIREGVQGVQFVVANTDAQALSRCLAPAKIQLGVTGLGAGSKPEAGRAAAQESRDAIAEALEGAHMCFITGGMGGGTGTGAAPVVAEIAKEMGILTVAVVTKPFDFENRLRVAESGVEELTRNVDSLIVVLNDKLLEVFGDDAGFEDCFRSADNVLRSAVGGIAEIINVPGLVNVDFQDVRTAMGEMGRAMMGSAEAAGLDRARIAAEQAAVSPLLEGTELSGARCVLINITASRSLKMSEVRDAVKTVQAFAAPEAFVKYGTVFDESMEDRIRITVVATGLGTPRAARQPVMQVVQGTGTYGPAGGGAVDMGNLDVPAVIRSGRRTTVEAMSANGMGTYDIPAFLRKQAD; this is encoded by the coding sequence ATGTTTGAAATCGTTGAAAAGGTTCCCACCGGAACGGTGATCAAGGTGATCGGTGTCGGCGGCGCCGGCGGCAATGCGGTCGACCACATGATCCGCGAGGGCGTGCAGGGCGTGCAGTTCGTGGTCGCCAACACCGACGCGCAGGCGCTCAGCCGCTGCCTGGCGCCGGCCAAGATCCAGCTCGGCGTCACCGGCCTGGGCGCAGGTTCCAAGCCGGAGGCCGGCCGCGCGGCGGCGCAGGAGTCGCGCGACGCGATCGCCGAGGCGCTGGAAGGCGCGCACATGTGCTTCATCACCGGCGGCATGGGTGGCGGCACCGGTACCGGCGCGGCGCCGGTGGTGGCCGAGATCGCCAAGGAGATGGGCATCCTGACCGTCGCCGTGGTGACCAAGCCCTTCGATTTCGAGAACCGCCTGCGCGTGGCCGAAAGCGGCGTCGAGGAACTGACCCGCAACGTCGATTCGCTGATCGTGGTGCTCAACGACAAGCTGCTCGAAGTGTTCGGCGACGACGCCGGCTTCGAGGACTGCTTCCGCTCGGCTGACAACGTGCTGCGCTCCGCGGTGGGCGGCATTGCCGAGATCATCAACGTACCGGGCCTGGTCAACGTCGACTTCCAGGACGTGCGCACCGCGATGGGCGAGATGGGCCGCGCGATGATGGGCTCGGCCGAGGCTGCCGGCCTGGACCGCGCGCGCATCGCCGCCGAGCAGGCTGCGGTCAGCCCGCTGCTGGAAGGCACCGAACTGTCCGGCGCCCGTTGTGTCCTGATCAACATCACCGCCAGCCGCTCGTTGAAGATGTCGGAAGTGCGCGACGCGGTGAAGACCGTGCAGGCCTTTGCCGCACCGGAAGCCTTCGTCAAGTACGGCACGGTGTTCGACGAGTCGATGGAAGACCGCATCCGCATCACCGTGGTGGCCACCGGCCTGGGTACCCCGCGCGCCGCACGCCAGCCGGTGATGCAGGTGGTGCAGGGCACCGGTACGTACGGCCCGGCCGGCGGCGGCGCGGTGGACATGGGCAATCTCGACGTGCCGGCGGTGATCCGCAGCGGGCGGCGCACCACGGTCGAGGCCATGAGCGCCAACGGCATGGGGACCTACGACATCCCGGCCTTCCTGCGCAAGCAGGCCGACTGA
- the lpxC gene encoding UDP-3-O-acyl-N-acetylglucosamine deacetylase: MIRQRTLKSIVRATGVGLHGGRKVNLTLRPAAPDTGIVFHRVDLDPPLSLPADPYSVCDTRMCSGLEQGGEKVGTVEHLMSALSGLGIDNLHVDVDAPEIPILDGSSGPFVFLLQSAGIEEQKAPKRFLRVKRAVEYREGDKWVRLEPYDGFRLNFSIVFNHPAIDRTSTEVTVDFAEQSYVRDVARARTFGFMQDVEFMRSHGLALGGSLDNAIVMDEYRVLNADGLRYADEFVKHKVLDAIGDLYLCGHPLLASYSAHKAGHALNNQILRVLLEDRSAWEIVTFEKAAATPRAVSHQFDLALG; this comes from the coding sequence ATGATCAGGCAGCGCACCCTCAAGTCCATCGTCCGTGCCACAGGCGTCGGCCTGCATGGCGGACGCAAGGTGAACCTCACCTTGCGCCCGGCAGCGCCGGACACCGGCATCGTCTTCCACCGGGTCGATCTCGATCCGCCGCTGAGCCTGCCTGCCGATCCGTATTCCGTGTGCGATACCCGCATGTGTTCCGGCCTGGAGCAGGGCGGTGAGAAGGTCGGTACGGTCGAGCACCTGATGTCGGCCTTGTCCGGCCTGGGCATCGACAACCTGCATGTGGACGTCGATGCGCCCGAGATTCCCATTCTCGACGGCAGCTCCGGTCCCTTCGTGTTCCTGCTGCAGTCTGCCGGCATCGAGGAGCAGAAGGCGCCCAAGCGCTTCCTGCGGGTCAAGCGCGCGGTGGAGTACCGCGAGGGCGACAAGTGGGTGCGCCTGGAGCCTTACGACGGTTTCCGCCTGAACTTCTCCATCGTCTTCAATCACCCTGCCATCGACCGCACCTCCACCGAGGTCACCGTCGATTTCGCCGAGCAGTCCTACGTGCGCGACGTGGCGCGCGCGCGCACCTTCGGATTCATGCAGGACGTCGAGTTCATGCGCTCGCACGGCCTGGCGCTGGGCGGCAGTCTCGACAACGCCATCGTCATGGACGAATACCGCGTGCTCAACGCCGACGGGCTGCGCTACGCGGACGAGTTCGTCAAGCACAAGGTGCTCGACGCGATCGGCGACCTCTACCTGTGCGGCCATCCGCTGCTGGCGTCCTACTCCGCGCACAAGGCCGGCCACGCGCTCAACAACCAGATCCTGCGCGTGCTGCTGGAAGACCGCAGCGCGTGGGAGATCGTCACCTTCGAGAAGGCCGCCGCCACGCCGCGCGCGGTGAGCCACCAGTTCGACCTGGCGCTGGGCTGA
- a CDS encoding D-alanine--D-alanine ligase has protein sequence MSVEAGVDFGKVAVLFGGSSAERDVSLMSGKAVLEALQRAGVDAHAFDPAERDLHILKEEGFDRAFIVLHGRGGEDGTVQGALELMGIPYTGSGVMASALSMDKWRTKMVWLAAGLPTPRYAILDELSDWDAVAAELGLPIFVKPVHEGSSMGATKVTEADQLKAAWELAARYDDLVIAEEFVTGAEMTAPFLGERALPLVRIVAPDGNYDYQHKYFTDDTRYDCPCGLPEAQERELQALIMKSAKVLGCRGWGRADLILTDDGRPYLLEMNTAPGMTGHSLVPMSARVAGLSFEALCLAILAEARLG, from the coding sequence GTGAGCGTGGAGGCTGGGGTGGATTTCGGCAAGGTCGCGGTGCTGTTCGGCGGTTCCTCCGCCGAGCGCGACGTCTCCCTGATGTCGGGCAAGGCGGTGCTCGAGGCCCTGCAGCGCGCGGGCGTCGATGCGCATGCCTTCGACCCGGCCGAGCGCGACCTGCACATCCTCAAGGAAGAGGGCTTCGACCGCGCCTTCATCGTGCTGCACGGGCGCGGCGGCGAGGACGGCACGGTGCAGGGGGCGCTGGAACTGATGGGCATCCCCTACACCGGTAGCGGGGTGATGGCCTCGGCGCTGTCGATGGACAAGTGGCGCACCAAGATGGTGTGGCTGGCCGCCGGCCTGCCCACCCCGCGCTACGCCATCCTCGACGAACTCAGCGACTGGGACGCGGTGGCCGCCGAGCTCGGCCTGCCGATCTTCGTCAAGCCGGTGCATGAAGGCTCCAGCATGGGCGCAACCAAGGTCACCGAGGCGGACCAGCTGAAAGCGGCCTGGGAACTGGCGGCGCGCTACGACGACCTGGTGATCGCCGAGGAATTCGTCACCGGCGCCGAGATGACCGCGCCCTTCCTCGGCGAGCGCGCGCTGCCGCTGGTGCGCATCGTCGCGCCGGACGGCAACTACGACTACCAGCACAAGTACTTCACCGACGACACCCGCTACGACTGCCCCTGCGGCCTGCCGGAAGCGCAGGAGCGCGAGCTGCAGGCGCTGATCATGAAGTCCGCCAAGGTGCTGGGCTGCCGCGGCTGGGGGCGGGCCGACCTGATCCTCACCGACGATGGCCGTCCCTACCTGCTGGAGATGAATACCGCGCCGGGCATGACCGGCCATTCGCTGGTGCCGATGTCCGCCCGTGTGGCCGGGCTGAGCTTCGAGGCCCTGTGTCTGGCGATTCTTGCGGAGGCCCGCCTTGGCTGA
- the ftsW gene encoding putative lipid II flippase FtsW — MKLALPSLSTLFAPRRPTGGAEAARAVSRLMRPAAPARELDPLLIWSAAALLLIGLVMVYSASIAIAEGSRFTGNQSHYFLLRHGVYLALGTAAGLLAFQVPMGRWQQAAPWLFMVGVLLLVLVLIPGIGREVNGARRWLSLGPVNLQPSELMKVFVGLYAADYTVRKLDAMGSFKRGFLPMAGVIVLVGCLLLMEPDFGAFVVICAIAFGVLFLGGVNARVFAFLVVVALVGFALLVWLSPYRRDRLFGFMDPWQDAFGRGYQLSHALIAFGRGEWFGVGLGASVEKLFYLPEAHTDFLLAVLAEELGFVGVLAVVVLFALLVQRAFAIGRAAIKLERYFAGLVAQGIGLWMGVQSFINMGVNMGLLPTKGLTLPLMSFGGSGIVANCLALAILLRVDWENRQVMRGGRA; from the coding sequence ATGAAGCTGGCGCTGCCGTCCCTCTCCACGCTGTTCGCCCCGCGTCGCCCGACCGGCGGGGCGGAGGCCGCGCGTGCGGTGAGCCGGCTGATGCGTCCTGCTGCGCCGGCGCGCGAACTCGATCCCCTGCTGATCTGGTCCGCCGCCGCCTTGCTGCTGATCGGCCTGGTAATGGTCTATTCCGCGTCGATCGCGATCGCCGAGGGCAGCCGCTTCACCGGCAACCAGTCGCACTACTTCCTGCTGCGCCATGGGGTCTACCTGGCGCTGGGCACGGCCGCCGGGCTGCTCGCCTTCCAGGTGCCGATGGGGCGCTGGCAGCAGGCCGCGCCCTGGCTGTTCATGGTCGGCGTGCTCCTGCTGGTGCTGGTGCTGATCCCGGGCATCGGCCGCGAGGTCAACGGCGCGCGCCGCTGGCTCTCCCTGGGGCCGGTGAACCTGCAGCCGTCCGAGCTGATGAAGGTGTTTGTGGGCCTCTACGCCGCCGACTACACGGTGCGCAAGCTCGACGCCATGGGCAGCTTCAAGCGTGGTTTCCTGCCGATGGCCGGCGTTATCGTGCTGGTCGGCTGCCTGCTGCTGATGGAGCCGGACTTCGGCGCCTTCGTGGTGATCTGCGCGATCGCCTTCGGCGTGCTCTTCCTCGGCGGGGTCAATGCCCGCGTGTTCGCCTTCCTGGTGGTCGTCGCCCTGGTCGGTTTCGCCCTGCTGGTGTGGCTGTCCCCCTACCGTCGCGACCGCCTGTTCGGCTTCATGGACCCCTGGCAGGACGCCTTCGGCCGCGGCTACCAGCTCTCGCACGCGCTGATCGCCTTCGGTCGCGGCGAGTGGTTCGGCGTCGGACTCGGCGCCAGCGTCGAGAAACTGTTCTACCTGCCCGAGGCGCACACCGACTTCCTGCTCGCCGTGCTGGCCGAAGAGCTCGGCTTCGTCGGCGTGCTCGCGGTGGTCGTGCTGTTCGCCCTGCTGGTGCAGCGGGCGTTTGCCATCGGCCGCGCGGCGATCAAGCTGGAGCGCTACTTCGCCGGGCTGGTCGCCCAGGGCATCGGCCTGTGGATGGGCGTGCAGTCCTTCATCAACATGGGCGTGAACATGGGCCTGCTGCCCACCAAGGGCCTGACCCTGCCGCTGATGAGCTTCGGCGGCTCGGGCATCGTGGCCAACTGCTTGGCTTTGGCCATTCTCCTGCGGGTGGACTGGGAGAATCGCCAAGTCATGCGGGGAGGGCGCGCATGA